In the genome of Candidatus Hydrogenedentota bacterium, one region contains:
- a CDS encoding DUF1559 domain-containing protein, giving the protein MSKRGSRGFTLIELLVVIAIIGILAAILLPALARAREAARRASCQNNLKQLGLVYKMYSNESKGEKFPPKVSLSSAGEICWMPEPKSIYPEYLTDAKVTICPSDPEGLSPLEPNTDGNWVNDTTGELDVLPDGSGKWAAQGDASYTYIGFAVFSNSLLQNWPGFQAPTWDSSALTAFPSGALVPVFTEPDSDLVVDHPTLGEVTVYRLREGIERFYISDINNPAASAKAQSELPVEWDVLSATTRDFNHIPGGSNVLYMDGHVSYTKYPSDSFPVTEEMARIAANAS; this is encoded by the coding sequence ATGTCGAAGCGAGGCAGTAGAGGTTTTACCTTGATCGAGTTGCTTGTAGTTATCGCCATCATAGGCATTCTTGCCGCCATCCTTCTTCCCGCATTGGCACGTGCACGCGAAGCAGCCCGCAGGGCGTCATGCCAGAACAATCTCAAGCAGTTGGGGTTGGTGTATAAGATGTATTCAAATGAATCCAAGGGCGAGAAGTTCCCGCCGAAAGTCTCGTTGTCTTCTGCTGGCGAGATTTGTTGGATGCCGGAACCCAAGTCTATCTATCCAGAGTACCTGACTGACGCAAAGGTAACGATTTGCCCATCAGACCCGGAAGGTCTGTCGCCGCTGGAACCAAACACCGATGGTAACTGGGTAAATGACACCACAGGAGAACTAGATGTTCTGCCTGACGGTTCAGGAAAGTGGGCGGCTCAGGGCGATGCGTCGTATACATACATTGGCTTCGCTGTATTTAGCAATTCCCTGCTTCAGAATTGGCCAGGATTCCAAGCACCCACCTGGGACAGCTCTGCGCTTACGGCGTTTCCTTCTGGAGCATTAGTGCCAGTCTTTACCGAACCTGATTCGGATTTGGTTGTGGATCATCCGACACTTGGAGAAGTGACGGTTTATCGCCTTCGTGAAGGCATTGAGCGTTTCTACATTTCCGATATCAATAATCCTGCGGCCTCCGCAAAGGCTCAATCTGAGCTGCCTGTGGAGTGGGACGTACTTAGCGCTACTACGCGCGACTTTAACCATATCCCGGGAGGGTCAAATGTCTTGTACATGGACGGACATGTGAGCTACACCAAGTACCCCAGTGACAGTTTCCCTGTAACTGAGGAAATGGCTCGCATCGCAGCCAACGCCTCCTAA